The following proteins are co-located in the Bacteroidia bacterium genome:
- a CDS encoding T9SS type A sorting domain-containing protein translates to TDIKENSSLSYLDIYPNPTNSIANVAFGMKQSENVLITVYNMLGQKVMTDNEGVLAQGQHIIQLDGSNLTNGIYFVNIIANNNSITKKVIISK, encoded by the coding sequence AACAGATATTAAAGAAAACAGCAGCTTGTCGTATTTAGACATTTATCCAAATCCTACCAATAGCATTGCAAACGTTGCATTTGGTATGAAACAATCGGAAAATGTATTGATTACTGTTTACAATATGTTAGGGCAAAAAGTAATGACTGATAACGAAGGTGTATTAGCACAAGGGCAACACATCATTCAGTTGGATGGATCAAATTTGACTAACGGAATTTATTTTGTGAATATCATTGCCAATAATAATTCCATCACTAAGAAAGTTATCATTAGTAAATAA